The following coding sequences lie in one Pseudoxanthomonas sp. SE1 genomic window:
- a CDS encoding DUF3488 and transglutaminase-like domain-containing protein yields MPSPESVTLDPASRRWTLATAGVCLLALLIHLPPTLAAGLGATGLMLAFASWKRPLPALLRALLAIAMVAAVMAFTGMQFGRDTGCALLAAMLAIKPTETRSLRDNRSLLGFALFAPFAAFLLDQGPLSMALGLVGVLSSLVALHRLADAEVTSLAAPARPLQQLRQVGKLVLIGVPLVMAAFWLFPRFPTPLWGVPERALSKPGLSDEMSPGGWLDLIADDTPALRVQFFGATPPTSQMYWRGPVLADFDGRTWTRGNPLAGWPPAPSTRAPTVWDYQMDVEPTDNRDLVMLDLPVAAPEGTSLTRDYSARTRLPLNALSRWRVQSSAPTRFDVQLPDALRRQALQLPAGFNPRTRALGAQWRREAGGNDAVLVGRALTWIRSSFAYTLNTPFPGRDTVDEFLFDQQAGYCEHFSSAFVFLMRSGGVPARVVTGYTGGTYNRLGDYWIVRNMDAHAWAEVWLPQRGWVRVDPTAAVAPERIYDTLEDRLGDARAGGAGLISMDGLGQVSDWLRRGWNDMVLGFDAKRQARMLQQFGAQQLGASGLAALFGMFAMIAVGWMAWLLARGERERDPLLRAWHRLGARYARRGLGREPHETAGAWAHRVAAQRPEGADSLVSLSRRFAAARYAADEGDHRALIEDLRRHRP; encoded by the coding sequence ATGCCTTCTCCTGAGTCCGTGACGCTGGATCCTGCCAGCCGCCGATGGACGCTGGCAACGGCCGGCGTCTGCCTGCTCGCCCTGCTGATCCACCTGCCACCCACCTTGGCGGCGGGCTTGGGCGCAACGGGCCTCATGCTCGCCTTCGCCTCATGGAAGCGTCCGCTGCCCGCGCTTCTGCGTGCGCTGCTGGCCATCGCGATGGTGGCCGCCGTCATGGCCTTCACCGGCATGCAGTTCGGCCGTGACACGGGTTGCGCATTGCTGGCTGCGATGCTGGCCATCAAACCCACCGAAACCCGCAGCCTGCGGGACAACCGCAGCCTGCTGGGTTTCGCGCTGTTCGCACCGTTCGCTGCTTTCCTCCTCGACCAGGGACCACTGAGCATGGCCCTGGGGCTGGTCGGCGTCTTGAGCAGCCTGGTCGCGCTGCATCGCCTTGCCGATGCCGAGGTGACTTCGCTCGCTGCCCCGGCGCGCCCGCTGCAGCAACTCCGCCAGGTCGGGAAACTCGTGCTGATCGGCGTGCCGCTGGTGATGGCGGCATTCTGGCTTTTCCCGCGCTTTCCCACGCCGCTGTGGGGTGTGCCCGAGCGCGCGCTTTCCAAGCCCGGCCTGAGCGACGAAATGTCCCCAGGCGGCTGGCTGGACCTGATCGCCGACGATACCCCTGCCCTGCGCGTGCAGTTCTTCGGCGCAACGCCGCCGACGTCCCAGATGTACTGGCGCGGCCCGGTGCTGGCGGACTTCGATGGCCGGACCTGGACCCGCGGCAATCCGCTGGCCGGTTGGCCACCGGCACCCAGCACGCGCGCGCCCACGGTGTGGGATTACCAGATGGACGTGGAGCCGACCGACAACCGCGACCTGGTGATGCTGGACCTTCCCGTCGCCGCGCCGGAAGGCACCAGCCTGACACGCGACTACAGCGCGCGCACGCGCCTTCCATTGAATGCACTGAGCCGCTGGCGCGTGCAGTCATCGGCGCCGACCCGCTTCGATGTCCAACTGCCCGACGCGTTGCGCCGGCAGGCACTGCAGCTGCCCGCCGGTTTCAACCCGAGGACGCGCGCGCTCGGCGCGCAATGGCGACGCGAGGCCGGCGGCAACGACGCCGTCCTGGTCGGGCGTGCACTGACCTGGATCCGCTCCAGCTTCGCCTACACGTTGAACACCCCCTTCCCCGGGCGCGACACCGTCGATGAGTTCCTCTTCGACCAGCAGGCAGGATACTGCGAGCACTTCAGCTCGGCCTTCGTCTTCCTGATGCGCTCCGGTGGCGTTCCGGCGCGCGTGGTCACCGGCTACACCGGTGGCACCTACAACCGGCTGGGCGATTACTGGATCGTCCGCAACATGGACGCGCATGCGTGGGCCGAGGTCTGGCTGCCACAGAGGGGCTGGGTTCGCGTGGACCCCACCGCAGCGGTCGCACCGGAGCGCATCTACGACACCCTCGAGGACAGGCTTGGCGATGCCCGTGCCGGCGGTGCCGGATTGATCAGCATGGATGGCCTTGGCCAGGTGAGCGACTGGCTGCGCCGCGGCTGGAACGACATGGTGCTGGGTTTCGATGCCAAGCGGCAGGCGCGCATGCTGCAGCAGTTCGGTGCGCAGCAACTTGGTGCATCCGGACTGGCCGCGCTGTTCGGCATGTTCGCAATGATCGCGGTGGGCTGGATGGCATGGCTGCTGGCCCGAGGCGAGCGCGAGCGCGACCCGCTGCTGCGTGCCTGGCACCGCCTGGGGGCACGCTACGCCCGGCGGGGCCTGGGACGCGAGCCACACGAGACCGCCGGCGCCTGGGCGCACCGAGTGGCCGCCCAGCGCCCCGAGGGCGCCGACTCGCTGGTTTCGCTCAGCCGGCGTTTCGCTGCAGCGCGCTACGCTGCGGATGAGGGGGACCACCGCGCACTGATCGAAGACCTGCGCCGCCATCGCCCATAA
- the fabG gene encoding 3-oxoacyl-ACP reductase FabG yields the protein MSKPLQGEIALVTGASRGIGAAIADALAAQGATVIGTATTASGAQAIGERMAASGGHGRELNVTDGAAVDALIDAIAKEFGGISILVNNAGITRDNLLMRMKDEDWQAILDTNLTSVYRTSKAVMRGMMKARKGRIINIASVIGVTGNAGQANYAAAKAGIIAFSKSLAKEIGSRGVTVNVVAPGFITTDMTRDLPEETKKALGEQIALGRLGEPADIANAVAFLAGPAAGYITGETLHVNGGMYMP from the coding sequence ATGAGCAAGCCCCTGCAGGGTGAAATCGCACTGGTCACCGGCGCGAGTCGCGGCATTGGCGCCGCGATCGCAGACGCACTGGCGGCCCAGGGCGCCACCGTCATCGGCACCGCGACCACTGCCTCCGGGGCGCAGGCCATCGGTGAACGGATGGCCGCGTCCGGTGGCCACGGCCGCGAACTCAACGTCACCGATGGTGCGGCGGTCGATGCGCTGATCGATGCCATCGCCAAGGAATTCGGCGGCATCTCGATCCTGGTCAACAACGCCGGCATCACCCGCGACAACCTGCTGATGCGCATGAAGGACGAGGACTGGCAGGCCATCCTCGATACCAACCTCACCAGTGTCTACCGCACGTCCAAGGCGGTGATGCGAGGCATGATGAAGGCACGCAAGGGCCGCATCATCAACATCGCCTCGGTGATCGGCGTGACCGGCAACGCAGGGCAGGCGAACTACGCCGCCGCCAAGGCCGGCATCATCGCGTTCTCCAAGTCGCTGGCGAAGGAGATCGGCAGCCGTGGCGTGACCGTCAACGTGGTCGCTCCCGGCTTCATCACCACGGACATGACCAGGGACCTGCCCGAAGAAACGAAGAAGGCGCTCGGCGAACAGATCGCGCTGGGCCGCCTGGGCGAGCCGGCCGACATCGCGAATGCGGTCGCCTTCCTTGCCGGGCCGGCGGCCGGCTACATCACCGGCGAGACCCTGCACGTCAACGGCGGCATGTACATGCCCTAA
- the rpmF gene encoding 50S ribosomal protein L32, translated as MAVQKSRVTPSRRGQRRSHDALTAKQLSTDPTTGEIHLRHHVTADGYYRGKKVIATKTTAVEED; from the coding sequence ATGGCTGTGCAGAAATCCCGCGTCACCCCGTCCCGTCGTGGCCAGCGTCGTTCGCACGACGCGCTGACCGCCAAGCAGCTGTCGACCGACCCGACCACGGGCGAGATCCACCTGCGCCACCACGTGACCGCCGACGGTTACTACCGTGGCAAGAAGGTCATCGCCACCAAGACGACGGCCGTCGAAGAAGATTGA
- a CDS encoding DUF58 domain-containing protein → MASTPRARLARRFARLARPRRPESLPVQLDRRRIYVLPTRFGLFFAALVFTMALGALNYNNNPGLLLALLLGATAMASLIFAHLQLADLRIDAIAADPVPAGTPLHLQVALSSRDARARHGLRVDACDRHVFAMLAPLDGAVAELSLPTHRRGWYDLDRIRLSTTQPLGLARAWAWIWPSSPLLVYPAPEPQGPPLPDISGTGSRTRVHPGGEDVHQLRNYRAGDARRSIAWKPSARHNQLLVREYEQPLGQEVELAWTALPSLPHEHRIQRLAHWIDLAEREGRRYRLLLPGQPPLGPGAGTAHRHLCLRALALMPHAFS, encoded by the coding sequence ATGGCAAGCACGCCGCGCGCACGCCTCGCCCGCCGCTTCGCCCGGCTGGCGCGACCCCGTCGACCCGAATCCCTGCCCGTGCAGTTGGACCGCCGACGCATCTATGTGCTGCCCACGCGGTTCGGACTTTTCTTTGCGGCGCTGGTGTTCACGATGGCGCTGGGGGCGTTGAACTACAACAACAATCCGGGGTTGCTGCTGGCGCTGTTGTTGGGTGCCACGGCGATGGCCAGCCTTATCTTCGCGCACCTGCAACTGGCGGACCTGCGGATCGATGCGATCGCCGCCGATCCCGTCCCGGCAGGTACTCCACTGCACCTGCAGGTGGCCTTGTCCTCACGCGACGCGCGCGCGCGCCACGGCTTGCGGGTGGATGCCTGCGACCGGCACGTCTTCGCCATGCTGGCGCCGCTGGATGGCGCCGTGGCCGAACTGTCGCTTCCCACCCACCGTCGCGGATGGTACGACCTTGACCGTATCCGCCTGTCCACCACCCAGCCGCTCGGACTCGCGCGGGCCTGGGCCTGGATATGGCCTTCCTCCCCATTGTTGGTCTATCCGGCCCCCGAGCCGCAGGGTCCACCGTTGCCAGACATCTCGGGCACTGGAAGCCGCACGCGTGTGCATCCCGGTGGGGAGGACGTGCACCAGTTGCGCAACTACCGTGCGGGCGATGCTCGGCGTTCCATCGCATGGAAACCGTCGGCCCGGCACAACCAGCTGCTGGTACGCGAATACGAACAACCGCTTGGGCAGGAAGTGGAACTCGCATGGACCGCATTGCCATCGCTGCCCCACGAGCACCGCATCCAGCGCCTGGCGCACTGGATCGACCTCGCCGAACGCGAAGGTCGTCGGTACCGCCTGCTGCTGCCTGGCCAACCTCCGCTCGGGCCCGGCGCAGGCACCGCCCATCGACACCTTTGCCTGCGCGCGCTGGCGCTGATGCCCCATGCCTTCTCCTGA
- a CDS encoding beta-ketoacyl-ACP synthase III, protein MSEPGNKGRIYARIAGTGSYLPEKVLTNEDLSKLVDTSDEWIQSRTGIRERHIAAEGETAGDLGYQAALRALEAAGVDASEIDLIVVGTTTPDLIFPSTACLIQARLGIAGCAALDVNAACSGFIYALSVADKFIRCGDAKTALVIGTETLSRIVDWTERTTCVLFGDGAGAAVLKADGDTGILSTHLHADGSKKELLWNPVGVSAGFKPDEPNNGIRIHMKGNDVFKYAVKALDSVVDETLEANGLDKHDLDWLIPHQANLRIIEATAKRLDMSMDQVIVTVDKHGNTSSGSVPLALDAAVRSGRVERGQLLLLEAFGGGFTWGSVLLRY, encoded by the coding sequence ATGAGCGAGCCGGGCAACAAGGGGCGCATTTACGCGCGCATCGCCGGAACGGGCAGCTATCTGCCCGAAAAGGTGCTGACCAACGAAGACCTGTCGAAGCTGGTCGATACCAGCGACGAATGGATCCAGTCCCGCACCGGCATCCGTGAGCGGCACATCGCTGCCGAAGGCGAAACCGCCGGCGACCTCGGCTACCAGGCGGCGCTCCGCGCCCTCGAAGCGGCCGGCGTCGATGCCTCCGAGATCGACCTGATCGTGGTGGGCACCACCACGCCCGACCTCATCTTTCCTTCGACCGCCTGCCTGATCCAGGCACGGCTCGGCATTGCGGGCTGCGCGGCGCTGGACGTCAATGCGGCCTGCTCGGGCTTCATCTACGCCCTCAGCGTGGCCGACAAGTTCATCCGCTGCGGCGATGCGAAGACGGCCCTGGTCATCGGTACCGAGACGCTCAGCCGCATCGTCGACTGGACCGAGCGCACCACCTGCGTGCTGTTCGGCGATGGCGCTGGTGCGGCCGTGCTCAAGGCCGACGGCGATACCGGCATCCTCAGCACCCACCTGCATGCCGATGGCAGCAAGAAGGAACTGCTCTGGAACCCGGTCGGCGTGTCGGCCGGTTTCAAGCCGGACGAGCCGAACAACGGCATCCGCATCCACATGAAGGGCAACGACGTCTTCAAGTACGCGGTGAAGGCGCTCGACAGCGTGGTCGATGAGACGCTCGAGGCCAACGGCCTGGACAAGCACGACCTGGACTGGCTGATCCCGCACCAGGCCAACCTGCGCATCATCGAAGCCACCGCCAAGCGGCTGGACATGTCGATGGACCAGGTCATCGTGACCGTCGACAAGCATGGCAACACATCGTCCGGGTCCGTGCCGCTTGCGTTGGATGCGGCCGTCCGGTCGGGCCGCGTCGAACGCGGCCAGTTGCTGCTGCTGGAGGCGTTCGGCGGCGGCTTCACCTGGGGCTCGGTGCTGCTGCGCTATTGA
- a CDS encoding Maf family nucleotide pyrophosphatase, whose amino-acid sequence MPLMLASTSRYRRELLERLRVPFHIARPEVDEVLLDGESVPAMAGRLARAKAGAIAHQHPGSWVIGADQAAELDGQPLGKPGQREAAIAQLTAMSGREVRFHTAVCLVRDEQVLQAQDVTTVRFRRLDSAEIERYVDAEQPFDCAGSFKSEGFGIALFDAIESSDPTALVGLPLIAVARMLREAGFELP is encoded by the coding sequence ATGCCGCTGATGCTTGCCTCGACTTCCCGCTACCGCCGCGAACTGCTGGAGCGGCTGCGCGTGCCGTTCCACATCGCGCGCCCGGAAGTGGACGAAGTGCTGCTGGACGGCGAGTCCGTGCCCGCCATGGCCGGCCGGCTGGCCCGTGCCAAGGCGGGCGCCATCGCCCACCAGCATCCCGGCAGCTGGGTCATCGGCGCCGACCAGGCTGCCGAACTCGACGGCCAGCCTCTGGGCAAACCTGGGCAGCGCGAGGCCGCCATCGCCCAGCTGACCGCGATGTCGGGCCGGGAGGTCCGCTTCCACACAGCCGTGTGCCTGGTACGCGATGAACAGGTCCTGCAGGCGCAGGACGTCACCACGGTGCGCTTCCGCCGCCTGGATTCCGCCGAGATCGAGCGGTATGTAGACGCGGAGCAACCTTTCGACTGTGCAGGAAGCTTCAAATCGGAAGGGTTCGGCATCGCCTTGTTCGACGCCATCGAATCGTCAGACCCCACGGCCCTGGTCGGCCTGCCCCTGATCGCGGTGGCACGGATGCTGCGCGAGGCCGGCTTCGAACTTCCCTGA
- a CDS encoding YceD family protein, translating into MSANTPEMLDAWRMVAARRSFEGRLPLSSMTRLQGLLVDTEGEVRYAIEFDRDALQVPFIGLRIEAELPLVCQRSLKRFVLPVTVEQRLGLVRSEDEESALPPGYEALLVPEDGMLRPADLVEDELVLAVPVVAVDPMSEAVEREWAADEEEVAKTSPFAALASLKKN; encoded by the coding sequence ATGTCCGCGAATACGCCCGAGATGTTGGATGCTTGGCGCATGGTCGCGGCCCGGCGCAGCTTTGAAGGCCGCCTGCCGCTGTCCTCCATGACCCGATTGCAGGGCCTTCTGGTCGATACCGAGGGCGAGGTGCGTTACGCGATCGAGTTCGATCGCGACGCATTGCAGGTGCCTTTCATCGGGTTGCGGATCGAGGCGGAACTGCCGCTGGTATGCCAGCGCAGCCTGAAGCGGTTCGTGCTGCCGGTGACGGTCGAACAGCGGCTGGGGCTGGTGCGCAGCGAGGATGAGGAATCCGCGCTGCCGCCGGGCTACGAGGCCCTGCTGGTGCCGGAGGACGGCATGCTTCGCCCCGCCGACCTGGTGGAGGACGAACTGGTCCTCGCCGTGCCGGTGGTGGCGGTGGATCCGATGTCCGAGGCGGTCGAGCGTGAGTGGGCCGCTGACGAAGAAGAGGTGGCGAAGACCAGTCCGTTCGCGGCACTGGCCTCGCTGAAGAAGAACTAG
- the fabD gene encoding ACP S-malonyltransferase — protein sequence MTSTQLAFVFPGQGSQSVGMLAELSELHPIVRETFAEASEGAGVDLWALSQGGPEEMLNRTEYTQPALLAAGVAVWRAWQQQGGPQPSQLAGHSLGEYTALVAAEALSLKDGAHLVRLRGQLMQDAAPAGVGAMAAVLGAEDAMVAEVCTQASDSKVVVPANFNSPGQIVIGGDAEAVDRAIALLTERGIRKVVKLAVSVPSHTPLMREAANRLAEVMAGLSWRAPSLPVVQNVDAKVQGDVDAIRDALVRQLYLPVRWTECVQVLASNGATRIAECGPGKVLAGLVKRIDKGLDARAIGGVGDFQGALADWQA from the coding sequence GTGACTTCCACGCAACTCGCTTTCGTCTTCCCGGGCCAGGGCTCGCAGTCGGTCGGCATGCTGGCCGAGCTGTCCGAACTGCATCCGATCGTGCGCGAGACGTTCGCCGAAGCGTCCGAGGGTGCCGGTGTCGACCTGTGGGCACTGTCGCAGGGCGGCCCCGAGGAAATGCTCAACCGGACCGAATACACGCAACCGGCGCTGCTCGCAGCCGGCGTCGCCGTGTGGCGCGCATGGCAGCAGCAGGGCGGTCCGCAGCCATCGCAGCTCGCCGGCCACAGCCTCGGTGAGTACACCGCGCTGGTGGCGGCGGAAGCGTTGTCGCTGAAGGATGGCGCGCACCTCGTGCGCCTGCGTGGCCAGCTGATGCAGGATGCCGCGCCGGCGGGCGTCGGTGCGATGGCCGCCGTGCTCGGCGCAGAAGATGCGATGGTGGCGGAGGTCTGCACGCAGGCTTCCGACAGCAAGGTCGTCGTACCCGCCAACTTCAATTCGCCGGGCCAGATCGTGATCGGCGGCGACGCCGAAGCGGTCGATCGCGCGATCGCGTTGCTTACCGAGCGCGGCATCCGCAAGGTGGTGAAGCTGGCGGTCAGCGTGCCGTCGCATACGCCTCTGATGCGCGAAGCGGCCAATCGCCTCGCGGAGGTGATGGCGGGCCTCAGCTGGCGCGCGCCATCGCTGCCCGTCGTGCAGAACGTCGATGCGAAAGTGCAGGGCGACGTCGATGCCATCCGCGATGCGCTCGTGCGCCAGTTGTACCTGCCGGTACGCTGGACCGAATGCGTGCAGGTGCTGGCATCCAACGGTGCCACGCGTATCGCCGAATGCGGCCCCGGCAAGGTGCTGGCCGGGTTGGTGAAGCGCATCGACAAGGGCCTGGACGCGCGCGCCATTGGCGGCGTGGGCGACTTCCAGGGCGCGCTCGCCGACTGGCAGGCCTGA
- a CDS encoding AAA family ATPase has protein sequence MLSEGLADALKRAQAQVNSLVLGKAHEVRLAFVALLSDGHLLIEDLPGLGKTTLAHALAATLGLTFQRVQFTSDLLPADVLGVSVYDAQARAFSFHPGPVFTNVLLADEINRAPPRTQSALLEAMAEHQVTLDGVTHALPEPFFVIATQNPVDLSGTYPLPDSQLDRFLLRLALGYPNAESERALLAGTDRRMMIAQAMPLLSSEEVVALRQAVGEVHASDALIDYVQALLARSRQHPGVRVGLSPRAGIALLRAARAYALLVGRNHVLPEDVQTLFLAVASHRIVAEAETDKVVALTKAILHAVPVD, from the coding sequence ATGCTATCCGAAGGCTTGGCCGACGCTCTCAAGCGCGCGCAGGCACAGGTCAACTCACTGGTGCTGGGCAAGGCCCATGAAGTCCGCCTCGCCTTCGTGGCGCTGCTGTCCGATGGCCATCTGCTGATCGAGGATCTGCCGGGGCTCGGCAAGACCACGCTGGCGCATGCACTGGCGGCCACGCTGGGCCTGACGTTCCAGCGCGTGCAGTTCACCTCGGACCTGTTGCCGGCCGATGTCCTCGGCGTGTCGGTCTACGATGCCCAGGCGCGCGCCTTCAGCTTCCATCCGGGACCGGTCTTCACCAACGTGCTGCTGGCGGACGAGATCAACCGCGCGCCTCCGCGCACGCAAAGCGCGCTGCTGGAAGCCATGGCCGAACACCAGGTCACCCTGGATGGCGTGACCCATGCGTTGCCGGAGCCTTTCTTCGTGATCGCCACGCAGAATCCCGTGGACCTCTCCGGCACGTATCCGCTGCCGGATTCGCAACTGGACCGCTTCCTGCTGAGGTTGGCGCTCGGCTATCCGAATGCGGAATCCGAGCGCGCGCTGCTGGCCGGCACCGACCGGCGGATGATGATCGCGCAGGCGATGCCGCTGCTGTCGTCCGAAGAAGTGGTGGCGCTGCGGCAGGCCGTTGGCGAAGTGCATGCCAGCGATGCCCTGATCGACTACGTGCAAGCGTTGCTGGCCCGCAGCCGGCAGCACCCCGGCGTGCGGGTCGGCCTGTCCCCGCGCGCGGGCATCGCCCTGCTGCGTGCAGCCCGAGCCTATGCGTTGTTGGTGGGCCGCAACCACGTGCTGCCCGAGGACGTGCAGACGCTGTTCCTGGCCGTGGCCTCCCACCGCATCGTCGCGGAAGCCGAAACCGATAAGGTGGTCGCGCTGACCAAGGCCATCCTGCACGCGGTGCCCGTGGACTGA
- a CDS encoding glycosyltransferase family 39 protein yields MEEERRARQWFLAVWTIVTVVKIAIATRLPLFVDEAFYWQEGQHLAAAYSDLPGLTAWLTRLGTEFGGHHVLAVRAPFLLLAAVLPWLVARSAAHWFGAAVGWQAALLTVLMPLSGTLGLLALPDVPMAVATVLCADAGARLLRDVDAMSATELALGLMLGALSHYRFVGVIGVGLVALLWLPEGRKVLRDARVWVALAVGLLAWAPLLAWNLEYADAGLRFQLLDRHPWAFHGDGVRFLLVQAAMVTPLLFWAMLVVSLRGLRGGEEGGTAWRYFALLGAISTLGFFLIGFFADNERVSFHWPLPGYLALVVVVPLLLRAWSPARRKATWGLAGVGAMLMLGYYVVVSLPGLRAQMAGSKYYPENFAGWDTLAAEVRRAQARLPEGTVLLADSFKTGAELGFALGDADIPTLDHPLNRKHGRAPQLQLWGLEHDGKRSAPTLLVVAATDVKFSALLAHYQRLCAVVGPLPPAEAVNIDHGARRFLLFALPAQTAGGECITPVVANIDVPEAGATVGRRFSVGGWAVKDVVGVTKVEVLMDGRVVAEATDASANDWLTVFLKGASRDPRMPRVQFNVEVDIGALPAGRHWLGLRVTGGDGSVETWAEQPVVVR; encoded by the coding sequence ATGGAAGAAGAACGACGCGCGCGCCAATGGTTCCTTGCGGTGTGGACAATCGTGACGGTCGTCAAGATCGCGATCGCCACGCGCTTGCCGTTGTTCGTGGACGAAGCGTTCTACTGGCAGGAAGGCCAGCATCTTGCGGCCGCCTATTCTGACCTGCCGGGATTGACCGCCTGGTTGACGCGGCTCGGTACCGAGTTTGGCGGACATCATGTACTGGCGGTGCGCGCGCCCTTCCTGCTGTTGGCGGCGGTGCTGCCATGGCTGGTGGCCCGGAGCGCCGCCCACTGGTTCGGTGCAGCGGTGGGATGGCAGGCGGCCCTGCTGACCGTGCTGATGCCGCTGTCGGGCACGCTGGGCCTGCTGGCGTTGCCGGACGTGCCGATGGCGGTCGCGACGGTGCTCTGCGCCGATGCCGGTGCGCGCCTGCTGCGTGACGTCGACGCGATGTCGGCGACCGAACTGGCGCTTGGACTGATGCTGGGCGCGCTGAGCCACTACCGTTTCGTGGGCGTGATCGGCGTGGGTCTGGTCGCCCTGCTGTGGTTGCCCGAGGGCCGGAAAGTGCTGCGTGATGCGCGGGTCTGGGTCGCGCTTGCGGTGGGCCTGCTCGCCTGGGCGCCATTGCTCGCGTGGAACCTCGAATACGCCGACGCCGGCCTGCGTTTCCAGTTGCTCGATCGCCATCCCTGGGCCTTCCACGGTGATGGCGTACGCTTCCTGCTGGTGCAGGCGGCGATGGTCACGCCGTTGCTGTTCTGGGCCATGCTCGTCGTTTCGCTGCGCGGCTTGCGTGGTGGCGAAGAGGGCGGCACCGCATGGCGCTATTTCGCGTTGCTCGGCGCCATCTCCACACTCGGTTTCTTCCTCATCGGCTTCTTCGCCGACAACGAGCGCGTCAGTTTCCATTGGCCGTTGCCGGGCTATCTCGCCCTTGTCGTGGTGGTGCCGCTTCTGTTGCGCGCGTGGTCGCCCGCACGGCGCAAGGCGACCTGGGGACTCGCCGGGGTCGGTGCGATGCTGATGCTGGGCTACTACGTCGTAGTATCGCTGCCCGGCCTGCGCGCGCAGATGGCTGGCAGCAAGTACTACCCCGAGAACTTCGCGGGCTGGGACACGCTGGCAGCGGAAGTACGCAGGGCCCAGGCGCGGCTGCCCGAGGGGACCGTGCTGCTTGCGGACAGTTTCAAGACCGGCGCCGAACTCGGCTTCGCGCTGGGTGATGCGGATATCCCGACACTGGATCATCCGTTGAACCGCAAGCACGGACGGGCGCCCCAGCTGCAGTTATGGGGCCTGGAACACGATGGCAAGCGCAGTGCACCCACCTTGCTGGTGGTCGCCGCCACCGACGTGAAGTTCAGCGCATTGCTCGCGCACTACCAGCGCCTGTGCGCCGTGGTGGGGCCGTTGCCGCCGGCGGAAGCGGTGAACATCGATCACGGCGCGCGCCGTTTCCTGCTGTTCGCGCTGCCCGCGCAAACGGCGGGCGGTGAATGCATCACGCCGGTGGTCGCCAACATCGACGTGCCGGAAGCGGGTGCCACCGTCGGCCGGCGCTTCAGCGTGGGAGGCTGGGCGGTGAAGGACGTGGTGGGCGTGACGAAGGTGGAAGTACTGATGGACGGCCGGGTCGTTGCCGAAGCCACGGACGCCAGCGCCAATGACTGGCTGACCGTTTTCCTGAAGGGCGCCTCGCGCGATCCGCGCATGCCGCGCGTGCAGTTCAATGTCGAGGTCGACATCGGCGCGTTGCCGGCGGGTCGGCACTGGCTGGGGTTGCGGGTGACCGGCGGGGACGGCAGTGTTGAAACGTGGGCGGAGCAGCCCGTCGTGGTGCGGTGA
- a CDS encoding Slp family lipoprotein, whose protein sequence is MNLRFAVVVAAAALLSACATAPAPLQGTFTPVNPRDSVGTPQVGAPVRWGGRIISTTPAQNGTCFQLVSRPLAATGRPLSSAPDATDGRFIACRAGFYDPAVFSEGREVTFVGKIEGYESTRIGDYDYQLPRVAADVVYLWPEVREVEVRPYPYYDPFWGPRWGRWGWW, encoded by the coding sequence ATGAACCTTCGCTTTGCCGTTGTCGTCGCAGCCGCCGCGCTGCTCTCCGCCTGCGCCACGGCACCCGCGCCGTTGCAGGGCACCTTCACCCCGGTCAACCCGCGGGATTCCGTCGGTACGCCGCAGGTAGGCGCGCCGGTGCGCTGGGGCGGTCGCATCATCAGTACCACTCCGGCCCAGAACGGCACCTGCTTCCAGCTTGTATCGCGTCCGCTCGCCGCCACCGGCAGGCCGCTGTCGTCGGCACCGGATGCGACCGATGGCCGCTTCATCGCGTGCCGCGCGGGCTTCTACGACCCGGCCGTGTTCTCCGAGGGCCGCGAGGTCACCTTCGTTGGCAAGATCGAGGGCTACGAGAGCACGCGCATTGGCGACTACGACTACCAGCTTCCCCGTGTCGCGGCGGACGTGGTGTATCTGTGGCCGGAAGTGCGCGAAGTCGAGGTTCGTCCCTACCCGTACTACGACCCCTTCTGGGGACCGCGCTGGGGCCGTTGGGGCTGGTGGTAA